GAAAGCTCCCCCATTGGACATCGTACTTTGTTAAATACAGCTCTGTGGAAAATGACCAGTTTGGCCTCTCCCATTTTAACTGGAATGTCAAAGGGATCAATTACCACATCCTCAGGACAGGCTGCTTCCCATACATCAAATATCACTGCTCCATGGCACCCAGATGTAACCTGGAACCAGAGGACAGGTTCTTCACAGCACTGAAAGCTATTAACCTGGGTAAGACCTTTTTAGGATTTAAACAAAATGTGGCAGTTAATACTGTGAAAATAATTTATCAAGTCAAAAAGGACTTGTATTTGCATTGAGCTCTTCAGCTTTGAAAGATGCCCAGGCACTTTACAGAGAAGACAGAAAATAGCTGCTGAGAGAAAACTAGGGGTTTGGATAAGCAAAGTTATAGAGAAGATGCTTGAAAGCAGAAAGGTGGTGTGGGTTTAGGGAGAGAGGTGTGGTGAGCAGGGAGCATGATGACTAAAAGATTGGCCATCAGCGATGAAACATAGAGATTGGGGAACAGAAGCATGAAACAGGACAACGATACCAGAGGAGTGAGGGGTCCCAGCAGAGACAAGAAGCTGAATGAGGTCAGGTGGGGTAAGGACCTATGGAGGCATTTTGAAGGACAGGCATTCAAAGTAGATACAGAAAAGTATATGGAGCCATTGGACTCAGAATGATGTAAGTGTGGTGCTTTGATTAGGGTAAGGAGAGGCACAGTGGTATTCTGAAATGAACTGCATTGTCTGAATGGAGGTGGATGGCTGGCAAGGAGAGAACTGGTGATATTGAAGCTTAAGGCTGTAGATTGGTGCTTGAGTAAGAGTCAGTGGCTTTACAAGAGTTACACAATGGAGCTTTACTGTAAAGAGTACAGCTTTTACCCTGATAAACCCGCTGCACAAAGTAACCCatttgtttctttccctctcttgctGAAACTTTCCAGGTATTCCCTGTTTAGCTTATGGGATCGGTGCATGGTTCCTAATCAGAGTCACTGAGATTGTTCACACCAGTTCTGGTCCAGTCAACATCTACTTTCTCTACCAGGAagatgaaggagcaattcactaaATGTCATACTGCTAGCAACTGATTTTCAGTTCACAAAGTAGGAAACTTACGAATTAGTACAAAAACTGAGAAATAAAGTATTTATTTATCTGTAAGGTGTAAATAAAATATAgccaccagatttttaaaataaaagcttaAAGACCATCATGTCATTTGTTGGATTCCTTCAGCTTTGTAAGACATATCACTACCGTTGTGCAGCATGACCTTTCGTACAGAATATCATTTATATGATCCTAGATTGCATCTAGATTGATCCTAGCCCTTCTTTAGATCAGCACTTACTGGATGTAGAGTTGAATTCTTTTTCACATCTGGTAGCTGAATTGCAAACTTGTTTTGGATGCAGAGTGAAATTCTCTCCATCACAACCATAGTCCTTCAAACCAGCCATCCcttgtgtgtgtgttatttttgTAAACAAaatatagaaaatgctggaaatactcagcaggtcagacaagcatttgtggagagagaatacagaattaatgtttcaaaggtcagcactgctggctcacagcaccagggacccaggtttaattcccggcttgggtcactgtcagtgcggagtttgcacattttccctgtgtctgcaagggtttcctccaggtgctccggtttccccccacagtccaaagatgtgcgggttaggtggattggccatgctaaattgactagtgtcaggggattagcagggtaaataagtggagttatggggatagggcctgggtgggattgtgattggtgcagactcaatgggccgaatggcctccttctgcactttaaggattctatgaaatcctgactgtttctctcttcacagatgctgcctgaccgtctgagtaattccagcattttctggttttaattGTGATTTTCAGCATTTGGAGTATTTTATGATATTTTGTGATATGTTGTATACATGTTGGGGACTGCGCACACAATATTCTTGTATTGTAAACAATTCTTGTAAACAATTCTTTTTCTCATTTTCAGTAAATTTTCCTTTGGTTTGAAATATTTCATGTTAATCCCAACTTTTCATAATCCTATTATGTCTGCCAGCAGTAAAGTCAGATTAACAGTGGGACATGGGTTCCCCATTTGTAGctttattgatttatttttaaatgttctcACAATATTGtcattgccagcatttattgtctatttccaattgcccttgaactgttgcagtctgcCTGGTTATGCTGCTACCACAATGATggcaggcagagagttccagggttttgatccagtAACAATGAAGTTTGGGCCACGCTGATGAGCAGGTCACCAAGAAAAGAGCAAGTTCCTTCTCACTGACAGGCCTGAAAAAGCAGAGGGGAGGTCCACTCAGCAGCAGGTCCAAGAGGAGCTGATGCCAAGGAGATCTGTGACCTGAAGAGATTAGCAGGGTTTACAAAAATGAGGGGTATCAAATTAAACAGTATCTAGGGAGCAGTCTCAGTTGCAATGCACATATAATTGAATGTGTGACAAGAATTGCTGTCTAGGCTCATACTGGACCAGAGACTTGTTTTGTGAGGAGCAGTGTCCCAGCATAAAATCAGCACATTCAGAAGAGGAAGGAAAAAATAAAATATAACAATCCTTGAAGAAAAGACAAATCCTTTCCTTTTGATATGAGTATGAGACTATTTTGTTAATCATATGACAGTTTCTTCAACATATTTATTGTCTAGAGGAAGAATCTTTGCATAAATTTCTTGTCTGACTTTTCTTCAAGGCTTCTTCATTCACGTTATACATCCATTGTGAAGATCTTAATCTTCATTTGAATAGACAAACTACAATGGTAATAAAACTATGTTGTTACAAAACAGAGGCACATGTGTGACTGTCATCATTCCATAGTTAAATAGCCTGTCAAATGTCACTGGTTAGCTTCATTGATAAAGAATGACCTCATAAGCAAGATCTTAAACAACAACCCAAACCTTATGCctttaatgtaaaaaaaattcCTAATATGATTCACCGACCTGTAAGGAATGAAATAGGCTTTgggagggaggtcaaacagtttaaagtttataattttatttattattgtcacaaatagacttacattaacactgtaatgaagttactgtgaaaatcccctaattgccacaatccggcgcctgttcaggtacattgaggcagaatttagcatggccaatgcatctaaccagcacatctttcagactgtggaaggaaactgcagctcCTGGAGGAactccaggcagacacggggagaacgtgcagactccacacagacagtcacccaagccggaatcgaagccgagcccctggcactgtgaggcaacaaatGCAGAGACTGCCATGCTGGAGTGGGACACCTGAGACATACCAGGCGATACTCAATATAGAATGGTCCACCACGGCGCAAACCATTGGCCTGTGAGACAGAAGTTTGACATCAACAGTGACTGTGGGGGCGGTTCTCCCATCCCGACACGCACATTTTTTGGCacgtcaggatgggagaattgtgtgtcggccatttcgcaggattcacgcatgcgttcctgacgcaatgagttccggaactgtcagacttcaGCGTGACTGGGCCCTACACCCcaagtttttaatgagattcacgattgtgacctctgcagtgcacaaagtgtaggagattcaggtctgaactcccactgaagaaacagtcgtgatttacaccagttttctcgccaattcagcacttttgggagaattgcccactGTATTTCAATTAATTTTGTTGCACACGATATACAAGAGTTTTGATAGAATCTCTTTTAAGTGCTGGAAATAAAAATAACATGGTTTAACaataacaacttatatttataacaTGCAACAGAATCAAAGTGTTAACCATGTTTCTCTCCCGAcatatgctgtcagatctgctgagttttttaaaaagcattttttgttccttctttcagattccagcatctgtagtattttgtttaacttatatttatataccaTTTTTAATGCATAAAACATCTCAAGATGCTTCACAAGCCCATTATAGGGCAAAGTTTGACACTGACCTGCATTAGATATTAAATCACATGAACAAATGCTGAGCTAAAGAGGTAGGTTGTAAGgactgtcttaaaggaggaaagcaaggtggaggcagggaattccagagcttaggaccaaGATAACTGTAgacacagtcaccagtggtggAGCGATTACAATTAGGGATGCTCAAGATGCcagacttaaagtttatttattagtcacaagcaagacttacattaacactgcaatgaagttactgtgaaattcccctagtcgccacagtccgggacaaagcacctaaccaacacgtcttcaagaatgtgggaggaaatccaagcagacacagggaaaacatgcaaactccacacagacagtgacccaaaccaggaatcaaacccggatccctggtgctgtgaagcagcagtgctaacccactgtgctatcaCTTAGATGAGTACAGGAACTTGGTGAGTTGTGCGATCGGAGGAGATTGTAGAGATAGGTAaaagtgaggccatggagggatttgaaaacaaggataagaacttTGAACTCAACATGTTGCGTTACCAAGAGCCAATATAGGTTAACATGTAGAGGGGTGATGAGTGAACAGGAATTGGTGCAAGTTATGAAACGGGAAACAGAGTTTTAAATGACTTCAAGTTTACAGAAGATAAAATGTGGGAAACCAGCTTGGATTGCAATGCAATAGTCAacagaggtaacaaagacatgaatGAAGATATAAGCAGCTGGTGAGCTTAGACAGTGGTGAAGCCTGGAGATGTTACACAGGTTTAAATAGGCGGTCTCAAAGAGATGGTACGAAGATGTGGTTGAAAGCTTGCATTGGAATTGAATGTGACACTAAGGTCACATAGATCGGCTTTATTTTAGACCTTT
This DNA window, taken from Mustelus asterias chromosome 24, sMusAst1.hap1.1, whole genome shotgun sequence, encodes the following:
- the c24h15orf61 gene encoding uncharacterized protein C15orf61 homolog, which gives rise to MWLESAMAIVMKKIHGALLKIVFCSFGSNIVKPKASDVLTQHLLQRKLPHWTSYFVKYSSVENDQFGLSHFNWNVKGINYHILRTGCFPYIKYHCSMAPRCNLEPEDRFFTALKAINLGIPCLAYGIGAWFLIRVTEIVHTSSGPVNIYFLYQEDEGAIH